CTCCCGCCATAAATGCAATCGCACCCTCTCAATACGCTCCGCATTAACTCCTTCGCTGTCACATCCTCTCCACCGGTTCCTCTTTCTTACCCCTTCCCCCTTCCCCCCaaagtctctctctttcttacTCTCTCTGGTTTGCTATTTCGattccatctttttttttctcgttcgttttctctttctctctctctctctctctctctctctctccctttcaatCTTCATCACCGCATTCTTCTTCTTATACCCACAAATATTCTACTCCTACCCACCACCGTCTCAAAGGGAACAGAGAGTTCTTCGTTCCCCCACAGCCTACAGCTCAAAGGGTCAGCTGCTTTGAACTTCAAGTcgcgtttttattttttctacacAATCGTCCGTtactttttagagagagagagagtgctgGGTGGTATTGGGAAGACCGAGATTTGGCTTAGTGGGGCGTTATAATCCTAGTTTAGTGTGTTTGAAAACTCATTAATTATTAGCAACAGTCAATTAGCACGCAAGAGCAAAAAAGCTAATGACTTTTGAAGGCCCAAATTAAACCGTAGTGCTACGTATAGTCATCATTTGTTTCCCTTCATTTTTACTAGCTTGAACTAATCCAGtcaattaggttttttttttttttttttctcagacAGAGCCAGAGAATCTATTAAAATTTCCAACTACAACAACCCCACAAAGAGTCAAAACCCCCACACATAACACCACATCCAGAAACCACCTCTTACCTCTTCAGAGtcaaagagaagaaagagagagagggagagagaggagagagagggagacagagaagagagagaaagagatgaagGGTGTGTAGtctagggttttgtttgggaGTGAGATATTATATATATGGTAGCCGGAAAATGCTTCCGGCAAGAGATTATTGCACGAAAACTCTCAGCTAATCTTCTCAGGTCAGTTTGGTATTCTTTCTTAGATATATTCTGGGGGGAATAATATATATCCATAAATGATATAATATtctttttcaacaaaaaattaatgTTCGGTAGAATAATtttcttattatatattttccttGTGGTCATTTAGGTTGCCTGATTTTAGGTATGATTTTTCTACATACTTGTATTTGTACGTGTTATATGCCCGTATTTTGGTTCTGGGTAATTAAGGGATGCATTGAAGCAAAATCTCTTGGTTGAAAGTTGAAATGGTTAATCTTCTGAATATTTTGAggtaaaaaaagggtaaatctTCTCAGAGAGGGGGTTCGGGGAgacttgtatgtatgtatgtagatACACGGTTTACAGCTTTATCTTGTACATTTATTTTCTACTTCCAGAGTGGAATACAGATCGCTTCCGTATAAAATTATCATACCATTCATTATTCTCTCAGAAATatctttggtatttcttaagtttttaatttctttcctCCAAATTTCTGTTCCTTCCTGATTTCTGTCTATGGATTGGGTCGAACTACTGGAAGAAATGggttatttctgtttttaattattttcccccattatttttaatatatataagtATGTTATCAACTAAGAGTGTCTTAATTCTAAACCTAGCTCTTACTTTGGTCTGAGTTCTTTAAACTGTTCATCAGTGCGGTGcccttaattaatttgtttatcAACGATATAAATTGACCTATATCATTTTGTCTTGGCAGATTGAAATTAAGACAAGAGAGATAGGTATTTAGCTAGAACAAGAGTCCTAAATTCTAGGGATTTGGAAGGAGAAAAAATGTTTCAGCCAAGCATGTTCGACAGTCACCACATCCTAGATCACATGACGACGAGCAGTACCCACAAAACCTCGGATAGTACTGGTCGACTGCTGGAGGATGACTTCGAGACCAAATCCGGAACCGAAACGACTATGGACATTCCTTCTGGTGACGAGCAAGATCCCAACACCACCGGCCCGCGCCCCAAAAGAAAACGTTACCATCGCCACACCCAGCTCCAAATCCAGGAGATGGAAGCGTATGTCTTTGTGTTTTCTTGTTTATcttgtttttagggttttttctgAGCATGAGCTTCATTGTGAATATAATATATATCTCGATCGAATATATATCTTTTCAGATTCTTCAAGGAGTGTCCTCACCCAGATGACAAGCAAAGGAAGGAGCTGAGTCGTGAACTAGGGTTAGAGCCTTTGCAAGTCAAATTCTGGTTCCAAAACAAGCGCACCCAAATGAAGGTAACGCATATATTCTATCACCACacacacagtcacacacacacacacacacacacacacacacacacacacacatatatatgcatgtatattGTATGTATATGTAGAAAAATCAATTGGATATATATGCGCACTTTATGCGTTTCCATAAAGTCATTTCGTTCCAAATTTTCCACTTATGAGGAAATTGTTCCTTTATTCTCTTAGACTTTTGACATTATACTAGGCATTAAGCACTTTAATTATATTCAACCTCTATGCACATTATGCTCTCGAATAACTTGGCCCTATTTAACTTAGTTTTTTAATTGGTTTAATTACTCTGTGTATCAATTTGACATTAAGTATATATTACTCTTAGGCACAACATGAACGCCATGAGAATTCAATTTTGAAATCTGAGAACGACAAGCTTCGTGATGAGAACAATAGGTACAAGGAAGCCCTTGGCAATGCCACATGCCCCAACTGTGGAGGACCAGCTTCAATTGGTGAGATGTCATTTGATGAGCAACATTTGAGGATTGAAAATGCTCGTTTACGTGAAGAGGTGACCATTATTATAAAACATGCATACAGCACCTTTTTCTCGTCATTATAATTTTTGTAGCCTATTGAGTTTTGTTCAATTGGTTTCACAGATTGATAGGATATCTTCGATTGCTGCTAAATATGTTGGGAAACCCTTGACAAGCTCATTTTCCTCTCACGTGCCTTCGCGCTCCCTTGATCTTGGGGTTGGGAATTTTGGTACTCAGCCAGGCTTCGTAGGAGAAATGTATGGATCATCTAGTGATTTTCTCAGGACAGTTTCAGTGCCCACTGAGGCAGATAAGCCGATGATCGTTGAGCTTGCTGTTGCAGCCATGGAAGAACTAATTAGAATGGCTCAGGATGGAGACCCCTTATGGGTTCCTGGTGACCACAACTCAATtcaaaaagaaattttaaatGAAGACGAGTACTTGAGGACATTTCCGAGGGGGATTGGCCCTAAAATATTGGGCTTAAAGTCTGAGGCTTCAAGAGAATCGGAATTGGTCATCATGAATCATGTTAACCTTGTTGAGATTCTCATGGATGTGGTAATTAACACACATATTTGAACATCAAGTAATTGAACTTGGATTTAGTAGGACTTTATATCTCTTTGaatttaacacaatcatgatGTGTTTTCAGAATCAATGGTCTACCATCTTTTGTGGTGTTGTCTCAAGAGCAATGACCCTTGATATCCTATCAACTGGAGTAGCTGGAAACTACAATGGAGCCTTGCAAGTGGTATGTACACAACAcacaattaatttgaatttagaATGGATTAAAGCATTTACTGAAATTAATCCGTACGATATAATTTTTATGTAGATGACTGCTGAGTTTCAAGTACCCTCACCACTCGTTCCAACCCGTGAGAATTACTTTGTAAGGTACTGTAAGCAGCAAGTTGATGGAACTTGGGCAGTGGTTGATGTTTCCTTGGACAACCTACGCCCAAGTCCAATTTCAAGAAGTCGAAGAAGGCCATCCGGTTGCTTAATCCAAGAATTGCCAAATGGCTACTCTAAGGTCTATAAAGTTTCTCACTAGAGCTCTTCTAAGCTCATTatagttcatttttttttcttcacaaaaagTTAAACATTGTTCTCTCAACTAATTCGCATATTATGGatttttatgtatgattgtttaGGTTACATGGGTGGAACATGTTGAAGTGGATGATAGAGCTGTTCACAACATATACAGACCCCTAGTCAATTCTGGTCTTGCCTTTGGAGCTAAGCGTTGGGTGGCTACACTTGATAGACAGTGCGAACGTCTTGCGAGTTCCATGGCCAGTAACATCCCTGCTGGAGATCTTTGTGGTACACACTAATACACTAATCTTAATTTACTTGCTTTGGTAATTAGTTTTCTCTTAATATCAAAGTAATGGGCTCAAATTGTTATCTTATATTACAGTGATAACTAGTACTGAAGGGAGGAAAAGTATGTTGAAGCTGGCACAAAGAATGGTGATGAGCTTCTGTACCGGTGTTGGTGCTTCTACTGCACATGCATGGACTACATTATCAGCAACGGGTTCAGATGATGTGAGGGTCATGACCCGAAAAAGTATGGACGATCCTGGCAGGCCTCCTGGGATAGTTTTAAGTGCTGCAACTTCCTTCTGGATTCCTGTCCCTCCCAAGAGAGTTTTTGATTTCCTGCGTGATGAAAACTCTCGTAGTGAGGTACATATTGCatgttaatatatatacatatatatctcTGATATACGAAGGCATAGCTAAATAAAGCATACAGATATACATATGATATATTAGGGCACTGCTAAGTATATCACGTAAGTAAACATATACACATTTAATTTGTGGCATATAATTTTCAGTGGGATATACTTTCAAATGGTGGGCTAGTTCAAGAGATGGCGCACATAGCTAATGGTCGCGATCCAGGCAACTGTGTCTCCCTACTTCGCGTAAATGTAAGTCTCGATCGATGTTATATATGCATTGAAAATATGTGTATTCTAGAAAATATACTCTCGTCATGCTTTGTATTGTCAGATTGTGGAAAACTGTCTAGGTCAGTTCTTGCCTGAATGTACTCCTAAATCATAGTGAATATTCTCTTGACTAGTCTTTAAACACTAGACAAGCTAATTAATGGGGTGATTTGCAGAGTGCAAACTCAAGCCAAAGCAATATGCTGATACTTCAGGAGAGCTGCACTGATTCAACCGGGTCATACGTGATTTATGCACCAGTTGATATCGTAGCCATGAATGTTGTGTTAAGTGGTGGAGACCCAGATTATGTTGCACTTCTGCCCTCAGGTTTTGCCATCCTTCCAGATGGAGCTGCTGGGTCCGCAGGAGGAGGAATTCTTGATGTTGGCTCTGGTGGGTCTCTACTCACCGTAGCATTTCAGATCTTGGTTGATTCAGTTCCCACTGCTAAACTCTCTCTGGGATCTGTGGCCACTGTTAACAATCTAATTAAGTGCACGGTTGAGCGTATTAGAGCCGCAGTTACATGTGACCAAAATCCATGACAAATAAAAAGCCTAAATACATGGTGAGCAAGAATGGTGGGTTTACTTCGAAATTGAGTTGGGTTACAAAAGGGAAAAAGTCAAGAACGCACCTTATAATATCCTTGTCTTGTGGTGTTTTGGTCAGATTTTGGAAACCCTAATCACCACCCCACAAGGGTAGCGGGTTCGGGTATTGACTTTCCCTAAACTACGGGAAAAGTAAGCTCAAGACTTTGTTAATTGTTAGTTATTGTTCACCTTAAATTTACTGTTTTGGTCTTGGATTAGGACTAGGgttattagggttagggttcgcCGCAGGGTTGTAATTTTATGACTGTCTTAATTAGCTTCTTTTCTCTACTCATGTTTATGTTTAAAAGAGGTTAGTTGGACTTTTGAAATCACATTAACAATGGTTCCAGTTTCAAATAATTGTTTGTAGCTTTCatagtaattttatttggtaattaattaatcatatttttagGAAAGAGGAGTAGATCATCTTACATGTACTCCAATACTTGAAGCCTGACGAGTTGACAAATAGATCTGAATCGTGACAAACTAATATcttaattaatataaataaaaaaaccaatgcTGTACAAACCTATGACTTTAAAAATAGAGGAACGTGAATTTGATATCGAACTATATGTTGAAATTTTTCTCTGAAAATTTTACCCCTAAAAAATTAAACTCATTGGAGTAAAATGTAGTGGTAGAACATTCTTGGTTGTATGTTGgattattaaaaaacaaaaaaaaggatcttggttgtaaaaatatatatattatcaattGACCCAAATTCAACGTTCAGCTTCTGGTCCATCCGAGCTAATTAAGGACTGTTTTGATTGTTGATCTTCCTCCAAAGTTAGTTTAGAATACATAGCAATATTCTAAGTGCACCAGAACTTGGAGGATACAATGGTTAGTATTGCAAATCTCTATTCCATCGTCCCAAGATATACACACTGTAGCACCTCGGCTTTTACGGAATatcaaaaacccaaatttatgGTTTTAGCCAAACGGTTGTTGAGGTATCATTCAATCTGTAGCAGAAAATTTCAAGGGCCCCCATGAAATATAGAGATACGTGGTGTTAATTGCCATCTTGTGGTTGTGGTACTAGTAGTTCTAGAGGAATCATTTGTATTTATATTCCAATGCCCCATTCGACCTGTGAGGGAATAAAGTCATCCCCAGACTTGCAATTACCTACTGATGAATTAATAAGAAACTTCATTTGCTGCAAGCTTCATATTCAGTTTATGTgactcatatatatacatgtgtatgtatatatgtatgtatgcatacaAGGAATTACTTTAAAATTCAAAGAGTTTTAAGGACTTCCCAGTTCCAAATATGTTTGAAGTTCTTCAAATCACAAATGTATTTGAACAAAATGATGCAATCTTAGATTATATATGATGACCAAACAAGTTAATTATCTCCAAACAAACTACTCTAATCCATATCGCAACCAAGGACGGAGCTAGCAAATTTCGTAAAGGTGAGCTATAACTACAGCCTTTTTCAAAGAGtgaatttcattaaaattaacacTAAAATTTTACAATTCTAAATTTTTGCTCTCGACTGGAGTCCAGTCCACCCTAATTTAAGGGTGGCTACACCCTTGTTTGCAACAACACTTGTAACTCTAGCTAATTATACGTCATTTTCAAGTGTGATTTCTATCAAATATATGCATGGCAACGCGCGTAAGGACGGACTTATCAATTGCAACATATTACTGTGGTGCCATTTTCATTTCTTCGATTTCTTTTTTATGTTGGATTTTTGGTGTCGTCATGTTTTCGAGTGGTTAGGGACAACAGATGCCTATCGATGCAAGCAGCCTCTTATAATGCCGCATGACAGTAGGCTGGCAACTGCACAGACTACAAATATATGGCATTGACTCTGTGCACCCAACAATATTAAATATTACTGactcaaaaatacaaaaaggaAAGCAgtgtcaaattttattttatttctttcaaaaGCAGTGTCAAATTTTCATGGTAGAGGTAAGCTATACCTGTTCTACGAATTTATATAAGATCAAACgttatttaatattgtttgtaCTTTCATATGTATAGTAACAAACATCTCGGCTCGCCACCAGTGTTAATTAAAAACAATGGTTGTGAAGTGCAGTACGTATTTATTCATCCAATGATATTATTtaggaaattttaacgaaaaacttctggtactgttcattttaatgaaaaaccatatttttacactaaaaagtcaatcctgatactattcactttaccctttattttgtttttttagttaaaactcaaaattttcaggtcattttcattagtttttcctaTCATTTACTCTCATAAATTTACGTGtcacaaaaaaaatatacatcgTTTTAAAGGAGGCAAAGAAAAgcaaaacaatatatataacttatatgtGTACCTTATATTTTGACCATCTATgtatcttcttctcctcctcctcctcctcactcTATTTTCGGTTGCCTTCTTTCttgttatatatgtgtgtgtgtatatattataattaaggAAGGCATAGAAATATATGGTGTGGTTAGAGAGAAGTGTGCACGGTTGTGCATTTATTGAGTTCATGGGATGAGTGGTACTGGTTAGGTTTTGCTTTGGTGCTTTTACTGATGTGAGAGTATGAGTGAGGTACAGCGAGTGGTGGTTCTAGTTAGTTCTTTAACCAATTATGTGGTTATTGGTTGAGGAGTTCTTAAACCACTAAATATGATGGAGGTGTTCGAAGGTAAGGATTTGCATTTGACTGTAAGACTAAATATGTTGTTCGCAAGCAGAAAGCTTTCTACCGAAGTGGCAGAATGTAATTATGTTTATACATTCTGGTGCAAGTTCGATCTCTATTGATCTTCTTAACaactaatatatttttttatattttaaattgtaattaTGGTATTTAGTGGGATACATTTTTATATAAGATTTATTTCCTACCATATTTAGAAGGGACCTATTTAGAATTAGTggttattgtttttcttttgtcataGATTTGTACTAGGTGTGTGTTTCTAAAGGATCGGATCGTAAAACGTTTTAATTTCCgttctaaaattttgaaattggatCGGATCACaattttcaaattcaaaatttttggcATATTTAGAAATTTCAGAATCAAATTAATCCCGGAAATTTCGGACATAAATCGaaaattcatatattttataaggttttgaatattttttaacCTTTATGCAcatgtaatttattattatttttcttagtatTTGGTATATGGTTATGTGTAAATTCAATTAATTGTGTGGTATACTAGTATGTGTATCCCTTTTAATATATAAATGTGAGTTTAATATCAAAACAATGAACAAAATGTTCGGAACAGTTCGGAAAAATTCAGAAGATTATTTACTAAGAATAAGTTCGGAACATATTCGAAAAATTTGGATAAGAAATTCAGAATTCTCTAAATCTCTAAATACATTCAATTTCCATTCCAATTTGTCGGATTCGAAAATTTTATAGTTAAAATCGGAAACATGTATCTTTCTGCACCCCTACTTTGTAATTTGTACACTATATATTTACCTCTTACGAAGAGAAGAATTACATCAAAAGATACctacataaacttaatttttgtaaaatttaATATCATATTTGATtgaatgtatttatttattttttattataagtgATATTACTGCTCTAATTTAGACCCAGAAGAGGTGAGATGGTTTAAACTCGAATGCAATGGATTGAAGAAAAATGTCCTATTCACTAGGACAATCCACATATGAAATATATCTTTTAACATAACTAGATATTGAACATTGTCATGCATGGACTGAAATAACCTCAACAAACAATTTAGCCCTATGATGCAATGTAGATCTATGGAATCACTCTATCTAAactattttgatgttttttttttttttttgaaaaacgagattatctacactaagaggaaaTTGATGAGCTTAGTGTCACTATTTTGATGTTATATGATTAGAAACAAGTTATAGATTTAATCGCAAAAAATATTATCTCCCTTTTACCCTCTTATTTTTTGGTACAAAAAATATTCTTAAAATAGACACTTATTGCGTGCAAATGACTAAAAGAAAGAGCTGCACGATGGTTACTCTAATCAATTTCATAACACTAAGGGTAATCAACCAAGTAACATATGATGTACCACCCTGTGttccggtcacactgaaaaatctcccCACATTAACTAAATTCTGATATACATTGATTTTCTCTACATTCCATAGCGCTAtgtaaaaaatcaaaacaaaataataaattgatatgagcagaactatattaaaatttcaTGGGAATCCAGAGTACAAACTAATTTGGTAAGTTCAGTAACTTCATCACAATTGCTATCCGGAAAAGTCATCAGGATCCAGTGTACATTGTAATTTGTAACGACTCTAAAAACCAACTCAAAAGGAAAAAGGAGAACGAATTTGACACATGGCATCAGCATCTTCACACTTGGATTACACATTAGCTTCCATTAACTTGATTTTCTGAGAAGAGCAAGCTATGAAGCATTGAGGATGTCTTTTGCTTACAGGAACTACCATTGAGCACTCCCCTGCAGAATGTACAAGCAAACATACACAAAATATGGATTGCAGAAGTCCCTCAATTAACagaatttgatccaacggttctCCCTACTCTCTCGAAACATGCTACAACGAAAAACCAAACCACCCCATCCCACTTTTATCAAATTTAACAGATGGTCTAAACTCAAGCCTGAAAGGATGATAGATTTTGGTTTTATGATCCCCTTCTGGTATGTTTGGACAGCAAATGTAAAAGTGCCAGTAAACAATATGGCAAGAGAAGCTGTAACCTTTTGCTGCAAGATAATGTGCATGAGTACAAATTCCACCATACATATACAAGCTGGCTTGAAAAAGCCAATGTGATGCATACTccaacaatgaaaaaaaaaaagttgagagaataccataaaaaagaagaaactcataatgTTACAGTGAACTCGGAAGTCGATCTAACTATGTTAACTCCGCAATCGTTTTCTTTGACTACCCTCTTCAATAATTCCCTGCGAGTCAGAAGAAAAGAGTTCAAAATAAGCACATAAATTTTCAGCACAGCTTGCAGAAACCGAGTATGTCTCTGGTGCATGCATATGACATACTATTACATATCCAGCTTTTCCATTCTTATCGGAAATATTACTAGTAAAGCATAACACATTCAATCCTAGTAATCACTAACATCCTATAATAGCATGAAAATAATTGGGAGTCACATGCACACCATAATATTCAGAAAAACCATTGTCAGATAAGATTTTCAGGGAAGCAGATACAAGCAATGAAAATTACAATGTAATAGGGAGACATACCCCTTGAtcttgtccaaaaccttcaaggGAGACCACACTTGACTCGGATCTGCATTTAGCATGCACAATAGGACCTAACTGTGACCTATCCATGCCTCCTGTTGCTCCGTCAGGTGCATTCAAGTACACAGCATCTTTATACATCCATTCCTCTGTCTCGTCACTATAAAATTCATCAAAAGTCTCTCCACATAATGCACACGAATTCTGATCCTCATCGGCAGGAACAGCCATTTCTTCATCACTCTTCTTTTCCACTATGGTCTCAGCAGGCAAAAATCCAGGGACTGCCTCGGTACCCAATGCCTCTGCACCAGTGAGCCACATGCTTGTATTTACAAACCATTTGCGAGAGGGCTTCTGCTTGCGGTTTTTAGACATACGATTCTTTGTCACATGCCAATCCATATGACTACTGTGCTCTTCTTGGCACTTGAACCTAAGGCCAC
This genomic interval from Malus domestica chromosome 05, GDT2T_hap1 contains the following:
- the LOC103434526 gene encoding homeobox-leucine zipper protein MERISTEM L1-like, whose translation is MFQPSMFDSHHILDHMTTSSTHKTSDSTGRLLEDDFETKSGTETTMDIPSGDEQDPNTTGPRPKRKRYHRHTQLQIQEMEAFFKECPHPDDKQRKELSRELGLEPLQVKFWFQNKRTQMKAQHERHENSILKSENDKLRDENNRYKEALGNATCPNCGGPASIGEMSFDEQHLRIENARLREEIDRISSIAAKYVGKPLTSSFSSHVPSRSLDLGVGNFGTQPGFVGEMYGSSSDFLRTVSVPTEADKPMIVELAVAAMEELIRMAQDGDPLWVPGDHNSIQKEILNEDEYLRTFPRGIGPKILGLKSEASRESELVIMNHVNLVEILMDVNQWSTIFCGVVSRAMTLDILSTGVAGNYNGALQVMTAEFQVPSPLVPTRENYFVRYCKQQVDGTWAVVDVSLDNLRPSPISRSRRRPSGCLIQELPNGYSKVTWVEHVEVDDRAVHNIYRPLVNSGLAFGAKRWVATLDRQCERLASSMASNIPAGDLCVITSTEGRKSMLKLAQRMVMSFCTGVGASTAHAWTTLSATGSDDVRVMTRKSMDDPGRPPGIVLSAATSFWIPVPPKRVFDFLRDENSRSEWDILSNGGLVQEMAHIANGRDPGNCVSLLRVNSANSSQSNMLILQESCTDSTGSYVIYAPVDIVAMNVVLSGGDPDYVALLPSGFAILPDGAAGSAGGGILDVGSGGSLLTVAFQILVDSVPTAKLSLGSVATVNNLIKCTVERIRAAVTCDQNP